From one Lolium rigidum isolate FL_2022 chromosome 4, APGP_CSIRO_Lrig_0.1, whole genome shotgun sequence genomic stretch:
- the LOC124649904 gene encoding autophagy-related protein 9-like isoform X2 — protein MRIMRKENYLIGMVNKGIIAFPISRWLPGAGPTVSSRMHGRKGYLMLPKTLEWTLNWCIFQSMFDCKFCVRKDFLASPSLLKKRLICMGIVMLILSPCLTIFPLVYLFLRHAEEFYNHPSTASSRRWSNLSRWILREYNEVEHFFKHRMNNSTVYSLDYFKQFPTPLVSIVAKFISFVSGGLAGILLILGFLGESILEGHVFGRNLFWYTIVFGTIATVSRRVVTDELQVIDPEGAMSFVVQQTHYMPKRWRGKESSELVRSEFETLFQYTITMLLEEMASILITPYLLIFVVPKRVDDILLFISDFTVYVDGVGDVCSLSLFDFKRHGNMNYGSPIGAAKSMRSSQGKMEKSLLSFQSTYITWEPNADGKKFLCNLQKFKEMQIRQHTFQTVEASEAGSTAMGQSAQIFYRLLSRNIHPSNGVIYNGPLGLLDTDQRACPYILDWYYTYELPQSGREDHASAHPEEASPEEDICPPWSKPLADIEEEQPWDSNLYERARSHLETSTSSAFFQGTTFKHQVKAQQYTSHHWWAQSLARPTDPLGSFFYPAEGSFLEPKKFTNPNESGHYSSHHSDWPMSCAQPRGPQGSFLEPPNFGNHSTPDHRSSHRSEDLSSDGSGELDQRNTRSNSGWRSSQALSKTLYTDNDFDIEQGPSFKFTDVPQVHDDEGQDRGNDHGAADMYGSTPASLTVRIIPRSSDPI, from the exons ATGCGAATAATGCGGAAAGAGAACTACTTGATTGGGATGGTTAATAAAGGCATAATTGCATTTCCTATTTCCCGTTGGCTTCCTGGAGCTGGTCCAACGGTTAGTTCTCGGATGCATGGAAGAAAAGGCTATCTGATGCTTCCGAAGACCCTTGAGTGGACTTTAAATTGGTGCATCTTCCAGAGCATGTTCGATTG CAAATTTTGTGTTAGAAAAGATTTTCTGGCAAGCCCATCTTTGTTGAAAAAACGGCTCATATGTATGGGTATAGTGATGCTTATCCTATCACCCTGCCTTACGATCTTCCCACTGGTATACCTGTTTCTGAGACATGCCGAAGAATTCTATAATCACCCTAGTACAGCATCATCTCGAAGATGGTCAAATTTATCACGGTGGATTTTGAGGGAGTACAATGAG GTTGAGCATTTCTTCAAACATCGGATGAACAATAGCACTGTGTATTCTTTAGATTATTTTAAGCAGTTTCCAACTCCACTAGTATCTATTGTTGCAAAGTTCATATCATTTGTATCTGGTGGCTTGGCTGGTATTCTTCTCATCCTCGGATTTCTAGGTGAATCCATCCTTGAGGGCCAT GTTTTTGGTCGAAATCTGTTCTGGTATACTATTGTTTTTGGAACAATTGCAACTGTAAGCCGGAGAGTCGTGACTGATGAACTTCAAGTGATTGATCCAGAAGGGGCCATGTCCTTTGTGGTCCAGCAGACACATTACATGCCAAAAAGGTGGCGTGGTAAAGAGAGCAGTGAACTTGTGCGAAGCGAGTTTGAAACTCTGTTTCAG TATACCATAACGATGCTCCTAGAAGAGATGGCCTCGATTTTGATCACCCCTTACCTGCTAATATTTGTGGTACCGAAG CGTGTTGATGATATTCTGCTCTTCATTTCGGACTTCACAGTTTATGTTGATGGAGTGGGAGATGTGTGCag CTTAAGCTTGTTCGACTTCAAAAGACACGGAAATATGAACTACGGCTCACCAATTGGTGCAGCTAAGAGCATGAGGAGCTCCCAAGGGAAAATGGAGAAATCATTATTGAG TTTCCAAAGCACGTACATAACATGGGAGCCAAATGCCGATGGCAAGAAATTCTTGTGCAACCTTCAGAAGTTTAAGGAAATGCAAATTCGTCAGCATACCTTCCAAACAGTGGAAGCATCAGAAGCTGGGTCAACTGCTATGGGTCAAAGTGCTCAAATTTTCTATCGACTGCTCTCCAGGAATATCCACCCCAGTAATGGAGTTATTTATAACGGCCCTTTAGGACTGCTTGACACAGATCAAAGAGCTTGTCCATATATCCTAGATTGGTACTACACATACGAGCTGCCACAATCGGGTAGAGAAGATCATGCATCTGCTCATCCTGAGGAAGCATCACCTGAGGAGGACATATGTCCACCGTGGAGCAAACCATTGGCTGACATTGAAGAGGAGCAACCCTGGGACTCTAATTTGTATGAAAGAGCTAGGAGCCACTTGGAGACATCAACATCGAGTGCATTCTTTCAGGGTACCACCTTCAAGCACCAGGTCAAGGCACAACAGTATACGAGCCATCATTGGTGGGCTCAGTCCCTTGCACGACCGACTGATCCACTTGGCAGCTTTTTTTACCCTGCAGAGGGCAGTTTTCTTGAGCCAAAAAAATTCACAAATCCCAACGAGTCTGGGCATTATTCTAGCCATCACAGTGATTGGCCGATGAGCTGTGCACAGCCGAGAGGTCCACAAGGAAGTTTCCTTGAGCCTCCAAACTTTGGAAACCATTCCACGCCTGACCATCGTTCCAGCCATCGCAGTGAAGACTTGTCGTCAGACGGAAGTGGAGAACTAGATCAGAGGAACACCAGAAGCAACAGTGGATGGAGAAGTTCACAGGCCCTTTCCAAGACATTATACACGGACAATGACTTTGACATAGAGCAAGGCccgagtttcaaatttaccgatgtCCCTCAGGTGCATGATGATGAAGGACAAGACCGGGGCAACGACCACGGTGCAGCCGACATGTACGGCTCTACGCCAGCCAGCCTCACAGTACGAATAATACCTAGAAGCAGTGATCCTATTTAG
- the LOC124649904 gene encoding autophagy-related protein 9-like isoform X1, giving the protein MMSFLKGIPTQTVLKWHWRSESQLSSHLLANVPPQIELSDYRRLPSSASESPSRLLHGEELKAELIPDLDIFFERLYEYFCAKGLRCIIIKWIIEILNVTFVVCSIGFFFLFVDWGSLAHLRCGVEALESGEKPCDLMKVIKSDPLVPFTFMKMIIVGSMVILTTYGLINFLKFFLKLRSTFNVRDFYYNSLKVSDLEIQTISWPRIVEKVVLFQKSQQLCVVKDLSEHDIIMRIMRKENYLIGMVNKGIIAFPISRWLPGAGPTVSSRMHGRKGYLMLPKTLEWTLNWCIFQSMFDCKFCVRKDFLASPSLLKKRLICMGIVMLILSPCLTIFPLVYLFLRHAEEFYNHPSTASSRRWSNLSRWILREYNEVEHFFKHRMNNSTVYSLDYFKQFPTPLVSIVAKFISFVSGGLAGILLILGFLGESILEGHVFGRNLFWYTIVFGTIATVSRRVVTDELQVIDPEGAMSFVVQQTHYMPKRWRGKESSELVRSEFETLFQYTITMLLEEMASILITPYLLIFVVPKRVDDILLFISDFTVYVDGVGDVCSLSLFDFKRHGNMNYGSPIGAAKSMRSSQGKMEKSLLSFQSTYITWEPNADGKKFLCNLQKFKEMQIRQHTFQTVEASEAGSTAMGQSAQIFYRLLSRNIHPSNGVIYNGPLGLLDTDQRACPYILDWYYTYELPQSGREDHASAHPEEASPEEDICPPWSKPLADIEEEQPWDSNLYERARSHLETSTSSAFFQGTTFKHQVKAQQYTSHHWWAQSLARPTDPLGSFFYPAEGSFLEPKKFTNPNESGHYSSHHSDWPMSCAQPRGPQGSFLEPPNFGNHSTPDHRSSHRSEDLSSDGSGELDQRNTRSNSGWRSSQALSKTLYTDNDFDIEQGPSFKFTDVPQVHDDEGQDRGNDHGAADMYGSTPASLTVRIIPRSSDPI; this is encoded by the exons ATGATGTCCTTTCTGAAAGGCATACCTACTCAAACAGTACTTAAATGGCATTGGAGAAGCGAATCACAATTATCATCACACCTGCTTGCCAATGTTCCACCTCAAATAGAATTGTCGGACTACCGAAGATTGCCGAGTTCTGCTAGTGAGAGCCCATCAAGACTTCTCCATGGAGAAGAGTTAAAGGCTGAGCTGATTCCTGACCTGGATATTTTCTTTGAGAGGCTTTATGAATACTTCTGTGCAAAAGGTCTAAGATGCATTATAATCAAGTGGATTATTGAGATCCTTAACGTGACATTTGTGGTATGCTCTATTGgttttttcttcttatttgttGATTGGGGATCCCTTGCCCACTTAAGATGTGGTGTGGAAGCACTCGAGTCTGGGGAGAAACCGTGTGACCTGATGAAAGTCATTAAGAGTGACCCGTTAGTCCCATTTACATTTATGAAGATGATCATTGTTGGATCTATGGTTATATTGACGACCTATGGACTTATTAACTTTCTTAAGTTTTTCCTAAAACTTAGAAGCACTTTTAATGTCCGGGACTTCTACTATAACAG TCTTAAGGTTTCAGATCTTGAGATTCAAACTATATCATGGCCCAGAATTGTTGAGAAGGTTGTCCTTTTCCAGAAATCACAGCAACTCTGTGTTGTTAAGGATCTCTCGGAGCATGATATTATCATGCGAATAATGCGGAAAGAGAACTACTTGATTGGGATGGTTAATAAAGGCATAATTGCATTTCCTATTTCCCGTTGGCTTCCTGGAGCTGGTCCAACGGTTAGTTCTCGGATGCATGGAAGAAAAGGCTATCTGATGCTTCCGAAGACCCTTGAGTGGACTTTAAATTGGTGCATCTTCCAGAGCATGTTCGATTG CAAATTTTGTGTTAGAAAAGATTTTCTGGCAAGCCCATCTTTGTTGAAAAAACGGCTCATATGTATGGGTATAGTGATGCTTATCCTATCACCCTGCCTTACGATCTTCCCACTGGTATACCTGTTTCTGAGACATGCCGAAGAATTCTATAATCACCCTAGTACAGCATCATCTCGAAGATGGTCAAATTTATCACGGTGGATTTTGAGGGAGTACAATGAG GTTGAGCATTTCTTCAAACATCGGATGAACAATAGCACTGTGTATTCTTTAGATTATTTTAAGCAGTTTCCAACTCCACTAGTATCTATTGTTGCAAAGTTCATATCATTTGTATCTGGTGGCTTGGCTGGTATTCTTCTCATCCTCGGATTTCTAGGTGAATCCATCCTTGAGGGCCAT GTTTTTGGTCGAAATCTGTTCTGGTATACTATTGTTTTTGGAACAATTGCAACTGTAAGCCGGAGAGTCGTGACTGATGAACTTCAAGTGATTGATCCAGAAGGGGCCATGTCCTTTGTGGTCCAGCAGACACATTACATGCCAAAAAGGTGGCGTGGTAAAGAGAGCAGTGAACTTGTGCGAAGCGAGTTTGAAACTCTGTTTCAG TATACCATAACGATGCTCCTAGAAGAGATGGCCTCGATTTTGATCACCCCTTACCTGCTAATATTTGTGGTACCGAAG CGTGTTGATGATATTCTGCTCTTCATTTCGGACTTCACAGTTTATGTTGATGGAGTGGGAGATGTGTGCag CTTAAGCTTGTTCGACTTCAAAAGACACGGAAATATGAACTACGGCTCACCAATTGGTGCAGCTAAGAGCATGAGGAGCTCCCAAGGGAAAATGGAGAAATCATTATTGAG TTTCCAAAGCACGTACATAACATGGGAGCCAAATGCCGATGGCAAGAAATTCTTGTGCAACCTTCAGAAGTTTAAGGAAATGCAAATTCGTCAGCATACCTTCCAAACAGTGGAAGCATCAGAAGCTGGGTCAACTGCTATGGGTCAAAGTGCTCAAATTTTCTATCGACTGCTCTCCAGGAATATCCACCCCAGTAATGGAGTTATTTATAACGGCCCTTTAGGACTGCTTGACACAGATCAAAGAGCTTGTCCATATATCCTAGATTGGTACTACACATACGAGCTGCCACAATCGGGTAGAGAAGATCATGCATCTGCTCATCCTGAGGAAGCATCACCTGAGGAGGACATATGTCCACCGTGGAGCAAACCATTGGCTGACATTGAAGAGGAGCAACCCTGGGACTCTAATTTGTATGAAAGAGCTAGGAGCCACTTGGAGACATCAACATCGAGTGCATTCTTTCAGGGTACCACCTTCAAGCACCAGGTCAAGGCACAACAGTATACGAGCCATCATTGGTGGGCTCAGTCCCTTGCACGACCGACTGATCCACTTGGCAGCTTTTTTTACCCTGCAGAGGGCAGTTTTCTTGAGCCAAAAAAATTCACAAATCCCAACGAGTCTGGGCATTATTCTAGCCATCACAGTGATTGGCCGATGAGCTGTGCACAGCCGAGAGGTCCACAAGGAAGTTTCCTTGAGCCTCCAAACTTTGGAAACCATTCCACGCCTGACCATCGTTCCAGCCATCGCAGTGAAGACTTGTCGTCAGACGGAAGTGGAGAACTAGATCAGAGGAACACCAGAAGCAACAGTGGATGGAGAAGTTCACAGGCCCTTTCCAAGACATTATACACGGACAATGACTTTGACATAGAGCAAGGCccgagtttcaaatttaccgatgtCCCTCAGGTGCATGATGATGAAGGACAAGACCGGGGCAACGACCACGGTGCAGCCGACATGTACGGCTCTACGCCAGCCAGCCTCACAGTACGAATAATACCTAGAAGCAGTGATCCTATTTAG
- the LOC124649904 gene encoding autophagy-related protein 9-like isoform X3 — MKASNKFCVRKDFLASPSLLKKRLICMGIVMLILSPCLTIFPLVYLFLRHAEEFYNHPSTASSRRWSNLSRWILREYNEVEHFFKHRMNNSTVYSLDYFKQFPTPLVSIVAKFISFVSGGLAGILLILGFLGESILEGHVFGRNLFWYTIVFGTIATVSRRVVTDELQVIDPEGAMSFVVQQTHYMPKRWRGKESSELVRSEFETLFQYTITMLLEEMASILITPYLLIFVVPKRVDDILLFISDFTVYVDGVGDVCSLSLFDFKRHGNMNYGSPIGAAKSMRSSQGKMEKSLLSFQSTYITWEPNADGKKFLCNLQKFKEMQIRQHTFQTVEASEAGSTAMGQSAQIFYRLLSRNIHPSNGVIYNGPLGLLDTDQRACPYILDWYYTYELPQSGREDHASAHPEEASPEEDICPPWSKPLADIEEEQPWDSNLYERARSHLETSTSSAFFQGTTFKHQVKAQQYTSHHWWAQSLARPTDPLGSFFYPAEGSFLEPKKFTNPNESGHYSSHHSDWPMSCAQPRGPQGSFLEPPNFGNHSTPDHRSSHRSEDLSSDGSGELDQRNTRSNSGWRSSQALSKTLYTDNDFDIEQGPSFKFTDVPQVHDDEGQDRGNDHGAADMYGSTPASLTVRIIPRSSDPI; from the exons ATGAAAGCATCAAA CAAATTTTGTGTTAGAAAAGATTTTCTGGCAAGCCCATCTTTGTTGAAAAAACGGCTCATATGTATGGGTATAGTGATGCTTATCCTATCACCCTGCCTTACGATCTTCCCACTGGTATACCTGTTTCTGAGACATGCCGAAGAATTCTATAATCACCCTAGTACAGCATCATCTCGAAGATGGTCAAATTTATCACGGTGGATTTTGAGGGAGTACAATGAG GTTGAGCATTTCTTCAAACATCGGATGAACAATAGCACTGTGTATTCTTTAGATTATTTTAAGCAGTTTCCAACTCCACTAGTATCTATTGTTGCAAAGTTCATATCATTTGTATCTGGTGGCTTGGCTGGTATTCTTCTCATCCTCGGATTTCTAGGTGAATCCATCCTTGAGGGCCAT GTTTTTGGTCGAAATCTGTTCTGGTATACTATTGTTTTTGGAACAATTGCAACTGTAAGCCGGAGAGTCGTGACTGATGAACTTCAAGTGATTGATCCAGAAGGGGCCATGTCCTTTGTGGTCCAGCAGACACATTACATGCCAAAAAGGTGGCGTGGTAAAGAGAGCAGTGAACTTGTGCGAAGCGAGTTTGAAACTCTGTTTCAG TATACCATAACGATGCTCCTAGAAGAGATGGCCTCGATTTTGATCACCCCTTACCTGCTAATATTTGTGGTACCGAAG CGTGTTGATGATATTCTGCTCTTCATTTCGGACTTCACAGTTTATGTTGATGGAGTGGGAGATGTGTGCag CTTAAGCTTGTTCGACTTCAAAAGACACGGAAATATGAACTACGGCTCACCAATTGGTGCAGCTAAGAGCATGAGGAGCTCCCAAGGGAAAATGGAGAAATCATTATTGAG TTTCCAAAGCACGTACATAACATGGGAGCCAAATGCCGATGGCAAGAAATTCTTGTGCAACCTTCAGAAGTTTAAGGAAATGCAAATTCGTCAGCATACCTTCCAAACAGTGGAAGCATCAGAAGCTGGGTCAACTGCTATGGGTCAAAGTGCTCAAATTTTCTATCGACTGCTCTCCAGGAATATCCACCCCAGTAATGGAGTTATTTATAACGGCCCTTTAGGACTGCTTGACACAGATCAAAGAGCTTGTCCATATATCCTAGATTGGTACTACACATACGAGCTGCCACAATCGGGTAGAGAAGATCATGCATCTGCTCATCCTGAGGAAGCATCACCTGAGGAGGACATATGTCCACCGTGGAGCAAACCATTGGCTGACATTGAAGAGGAGCAACCCTGGGACTCTAATTTGTATGAAAGAGCTAGGAGCCACTTGGAGACATCAACATCGAGTGCATTCTTTCAGGGTACCACCTTCAAGCACCAGGTCAAGGCACAACAGTATACGAGCCATCATTGGTGGGCTCAGTCCCTTGCACGACCGACTGATCCACTTGGCAGCTTTTTTTACCCTGCAGAGGGCAGTTTTCTTGAGCCAAAAAAATTCACAAATCCCAACGAGTCTGGGCATTATTCTAGCCATCACAGTGATTGGCCGATGAGCTGTGCACAGCCGAGAGGTCCACAAGGAAGTTTCCTTGAGCCTCCAAACTTTGGAAACCATTCCACGCCTGACCATCGTTCCAGCCATCGCAGTGAAGACTTGTCGTCAGACGGAAGTGGAGAACTAGATCAGAGGAACACCAGAAGCAACAGTGGATGGAGAAGTTCACAGGCCCTTTCCAAGACATTATACACGGACAATGACTTTGACATAGAGCAAGGCccgagtttcaaatttaccgatgtCCCTCAGGTGCATGATGATGAAGGACAAGACCGGGGCAACGACCACGGTGCAGCCGACATGTACGGCTCTACGCCAGCCAGCCTCACAGTACGAATAATACCTAGAAGCAGTGATCCTATTTAG